From Cyclopterus lumpus isolate fCycLum1 chromosome 2, fCycLum1.pri, whole genome shotgun sequence, a single genomic window includes:
- the LOC117744948 gene encoding uncharacterized protein LOC117744948 — MKIRVVQIWGFLMTVLGWIFVACTMAMEGWKITAIGGMGGSAIIKVAWYWSSLWRSCFTDSTAVSNCYDYPMLWSVEGHIQIVRGLLMASLSLGMLGFVLSLLGMECTFIGGKDRSKNKKVYAGAWCHVVSGLLSTCAYAVYAQFVSVQYYETDIDGLRFDLGTPIFLGWVGSAFQMTGGFFYVWSVCKPLCGGETTVINIQALPDLEQNKSKAASEVTSKTKLSSVSELLSRSGRSDVSGISSKSGRTDVSGISSKSGRTDVSGISSKSGRTDVSGISSKSRRTDVSGISSKSGRTDVSGISSRSGRTSKSARAARPERTSKPRRTARSAGSVESGSAVSSRSSASTLTESRSSRSGRTVSSLSGSSRSGSTAYIKKSFI, encoded by the exons ATGAAGATCCGCGTGGTCCAGATTTGGGGTTTCCTGATGACCGTTCTGGGCTGGATCTTCGTGGCCTGCACCATGGCCATGGAGGGCTGGAAGATCACTGCCATCGGCGGCATGGGGGGCTCCGCCATCATCAAGGTGGCCTGGTACTGGTCCAGCCTGTGGAGATCCTGCTTTACAGACTCAACTGCTGTCAGCAACTGCTACGACTACCCCATGCTCTGGTCTGTGGAGG GCCACATCCAGATTGTGCGAGGCCTGCTGATGGCGTCTCTCTCCCTGGGCATGCTGGGGTTTGTGCTCAGTCTTCTGGGCATGGAGTGCACCTTCATTGGGGGGAAAGATCGGTCAAAGAACAAGAAGGTCTATGCCGGCGCATGGTGCCATGTCGTCAGCG GTTTACTGTCCACGTGTGCCTATGCCGTCTATGCGCAGTTCGTCTCAGTGCAATACTACGAGACGGACATTGACGGACTCAG GTTCGACCTCGGCACCCCGATATTCCTCGGCTGGGTCGGCTCCGCCTTCCAGATGACCGGCGGCTTCTTCTACGTGTGGTCGGTGTGCAAGCCGCTCTGCGGGGGAGAGACAAC GGTGATCAACATCCAGGCACTGCCGGACCTCGAGCAAAACAAGTCCAAAGCAGCGTCCGAGGTCACCTCCAAGACCAAACTGTCCTCTGTGTCCGAGCTGTTGTCCAGGTCTGGACGCTCGGACGTGTCCGGCATCTCGTCCAAATCCGGACGCACGGACGTGTCCGGCATCTCGTCGAAATCCGGACGCACGGACGTGTCCGGCATCTCGTCGAAATCCGGACGCACGGACGTGTCCGGCATCTCGTCCAAATCCCGACGCACGGACGTGTCCGGCATCTCGTCAAAATCCGGACGCACGGACGTGTCCGGCATCTCGTCGCGATCGGGACGCACGTCCAAGTCTGCACGCGCGGCCCGGCCGGAGCGCACGTCCAAACCCCGGAGAACCGCCCGGTCTGCCGGGTCAGTGGAGTCGGGATCCGCCGTCTCGTCGAGGTCCAGCGCCTCAACGTTGACCGAGTCGAGGAGCAGCCGCAGCGGGCGGACAGTGTCCTCGTTGTCGGGCAGCTCAAGGAGTGGGAGCACGGCGTACATCaaaaaatcatttatttga
- the cldn10a gene encoding claudin-10a: MGNMATEIVAFVLTISGWILVSSTLPIDYWKVSSVDGTVITTATFWSNLWKTCVTDSTGVSNCKDFPSMLALDVYIQVCRGLMIAAVCLGFFGATLALVGMKCTKIGGSETTKARLTVLSGFHFVLSGLCCMTACSIYAHRVTTDFFDPLFVAQKFELGAALFIGWAGSVLCILGGLIFCLSLSEGSSARAEYSYPGAAMFVTGPNKHRKTVSSLHKEPGEPPRQFGRNAYV, translated from the exons ATGGGCAACATGGCAACAGAGATCGTTGCCTTTGTCCTGACGATCTCCGGGTGGATCCTGGTGTCGTCCACCCTGCCGATAGACTACTGGAAGGTGTCCTCTGTGGACGGGACGGTCATCACCACAGCTACATTCTGGTCTAACCTTTGGAAAACGTGCGTGACCGACTCCACCGGTGTGTCCAACTGTAAGGACTTCCCTTCAATGCTGGCGCTGGACG TCTACATCCAGGTGTGCCGGGGTCTGATGATCGCCGCCGTATGTCTGGGATTCTTCGGTGCCACCTTGGCCCTGGTCGGAATGAAGTGCACCAAAATAGGTGGCTCGGAGACCACCAAGGCCCGCCTGACAGTCCTCTCGGGCTTCCATTTCGTCCTTAGCG GCCTCTGCTGCATGACTGCGTGCTCCATATATGCTCACAGGGTCACAACCGACTTCTTTGACCCCCTCTTTGTTGCCCAGAA gTTTGAGCTGGGAGCAGCTCTCTTCATCGGCTGGGCTGGATCTGTGTTGTGTATCCTGGGGGGACTTATCTTCTGCCTCTCCCTGTCTGAGGGCTCCAGTGCCAG AGCTGAATACTCGTACCCTGGAGCTGCGATGTTTGTGACGGGACCCAACAAGCACAGAAAGACGGTCAGCAGCCTCCACAAGGAACCAGGGGAGCCGCCGAGGCAGTTTGGAAGAAATGCCTACGTGTGA